The DNA sequence TATTTGGCAATAAAATAGAATAGGCAGTACAGCATAAAGGAAACACCTAAGAGTCTGAGAACAGTAGTGGCAGCAGCAAGCCAGTAGAAAAATTGTAGAGGAAGTTGGAAGAGTTGATAACACTgatacactttttttttttgtgatgttAAATGGTCACAAAGCAATGAAAAACTGATAATActagagaagaaaataattaatatgctGTTACTTGCTAGGAAAAAGATTGCAGTGCTACTTTTGTGGCCAAAATTATCAAAGCAAGTATGCTCCTTGTTCTTAAATAACAGCCAGGTTTTCATTGTGGAAAAAACTGAACCTCTCTTTATATTACGAAGATAAACTTCCCAAGCTTGTTTTCTACAAACATATACTAAAATGAATAATGTTCTTCCAGATTCTCCAGGCACCAAAAGTGTTATGTATATCTGAGGCTTTTCAACTAGATTTCACACAGTAGCAAAAGATCTTATGTAGTAGGCAATTAGGAAACTTTAACAGCTATAGTCCTATGGATAAATAAGATAAATTTCAcaaaatccacagagaattaggTCAACAAATAGCATGAACATAATCTCCtccactcttctaggttatagTGCTTGACGAGATGTTTTACTATTGAGCAGGACTATGCCCTTACATAATGTACTATTCAGGATTCTTTAAGCACAAAAGATTAGCATAAGAATCTCTGAGTTCTACAGTTTGAATATCAAAGGTAGGCAGCTGGGCAGGTGAATTTTTGATCAAAAATATTGCGCATAAAACATCATTTCTAATCATCTATATTTGTGGTTTAGAAAGGTCTAAAACTAACCAATATCACCCATCTCCAATGATCTCCCTGCATAGAATGAAACAAATTGCAAAACTTTGTAAATTTGTTTTATACTTTAGACACctccatttaaattttaaattttcattaattggGCACTTCAAACACAGGGGCTTTtcaattaaacaaattaaatctTCACCATCTGTTTTGTACGGTAGACGAATATCAAAGAAATGAAATACTTGTTGCTATTGAcaatgaatgaaaaaaaaaattacaaatggaCCTAAGAGTTCAGGCTTTTAGGTAGGTAGAGTCTCTCACACCAACTATTATCAACTATCATCCTCAAACCTTGCAGAAACATGAACAGGATCCACAAAATTGTCTACTTCAAATTTCAAAGCAAGCTCATTGCATTTCATGATGAAGCTTAGTAACTTAATTTGGCTAATGCTCTGTTCCAGTCTCAACCAAAAAGTGGAACTAATTCTGAAGAGAAAGATAAGAATCCAATCAACAGATGGTTTAAAGAGTAAAGGTAGATAAGAGCATCAAACCTTAAAAAACAAATGCATGCAAGATAGCAATgagaatattatattttaacatCAGCATAATGAAATTTGcataaaaaatatagttatCTAACCTTCTCAGCCACAGCAAATGCAGCCTGTACAGGGGTCATTCCTTGAAAGGGAAGCAAAGCTGTAGTGAGCTCCCATAACACAATCCCAAAGCTATACACATCAACTTTTCGAGTGTATGACTTTTCCTTGATCATCTCAGGCGCCATCCAGCGGTAAGTTCCCTTGTTTCCTTTGGTTTCTCGACATTGTGTTTCTAGACAGGATGTACCAAAATCTGCTACCTTAACCCGCATTTCATCATTTAGAAGCAAATTATTTGATTTGAGATCTCTATGGATGACTCCCTGCGAATGAAGATACTCCATTCCTCGTGATATATCAAGCGCTAGCCTCAGTATTGTTTCTGTTGAAAGAGAGTAGGGCTCTTTCTTGTTGAGATACATCCTGAGATTTCCTTGTGACATGTATTCTGTGATAATACAGTACACTGGTGGCCTTTTACAAGCTGCAATGAACTGTAAGGAAGTTGGATTGCCATCTTGTATTTGTAAAAAAGTTGTAGTTGCATGCTTTAAGCCATCCGTTAAAGTGAAATcgaagttgttttttttttttttttttaattgagaaaaaaaagggaaaaatttTTGGATGGTGCTATGTCTAAATGATTATTAGCAGGCAATTACGCAAAACACAAGACCAACACCTAAATTTTCAAAGCATAAATGCTAGTCGGCAAGTTTCTGTTTAAGGGGTTGAAAATTGAAAGATTAAATTGTCAACAAACATAACGGATAGGCACAGAATTAGAATTTAACAAAATTTTCACCCTGGTATCCATTTTCTTGATCTTTAGCAGCACCAAATCAGAGTATCAAACAACTAGTGTCTTTAGAGGAAACAGACATGCCAATAACCATTGACTGCGTTCATTTCTTCGATACGTACCCTTTCGTTCAATAAATTTGCAGAAGGAAGCaaatacaaatttatatatataagaataCTATCTGTTTTCAATTAgaccaaaaaataaaatgttaccTGCACTATGTTGGGATGAAAGAGACGAGAAAGCAAAGCAACTTCAGATTTAAACTGCTGCTCGAGCAAAGCTCGAGTCTCCTCGTTTTGGGTTGGAATTCTCACCATTTTCACAGCAACAGCTCTCTGCTTATAAATTCCGCGATAAATCCTACTATGAGCCCCAGAGGCAAACTTGTTACCTATAAAAAGCTGAGAAAGGTCAGCAGTCCATTCCTCTTGGTCCTCCTTTGATGCCTCCCAGGCCTCCACATTCTCAGAATCCAATATCATTGACCATGATTCCAAGCTGTCAAATCTCCTCTTCTCCATGTTCTCCATGTCAGAGTTGAATCGGGTTTTCGATGAAGAAGGAATTGTGAACGGTTTGCTCTTCGATCTTCGAAGGCGAAACGCATGGAAACAGGAACCTGCCATTTGAAGCAGCACTTCTTTCTCTAGCACTTGCTGTGGTATAGGGGTGTTTTTAAGTTGTGGAGGATATTGTGGGTGTCAAAACAAACAATCAAAAGGAGTTCTCCTTCTGAATGTGTGAATTGATTTTAGAAAGTGCATGAACTGATTCAAAAACATGGATACCGTAGAAAAATTGAAAGGAAATATGGGTTTTCATGAATCGATAAAAAAAAGGACTAAATGAAAACATACCGAGTTTCTGAGTTAATAATCAACAAAGTTTCCATTTGCACAGATACTTActtggaaaaaagaaaaggacacGATGCCTTGTTAGTTCATAGAGACATGCAACAGAAAATCGATTTAgagataagaaaagaaaaatgttatGAGGAATCAATGATGGAAACTACATTCATGAATATGCAGAGAGGGAAGAGATTTTCACGGCTCATTTCCAAGATATGAGGGAGTTTGATGAATTCAAAGCAGAGAATTCAGGGACGTCTCGTGAAAGCCCCATTCAAAAGATGggatctttttttcttttttcctttttctttttatgtaaTCTCGTTTTCTCTCTGTTTCTGTTTTCCATGTCTCTTTGGATCATAAATGCTAAGTGGCCACAGTTGTAAAAGGGCTTTCATTCATGAGAGATGATTGACAAGTTGAGCTTTTTACAAATGGGTCAACTTGGTATATATGCCCAATTGCTCATCCTTTTTACTTTGCATGTACACGTGGGTGTTCCTAGCGTAGCCAACTGTCATATCACTCACCGCCCATTCCAATCCTTCTATTTTGTTGTTGATTATTTTATATTCGTCTTTTTGTATTTCttaattcttaatattttttttaaagttatatttttaactCTTTATATGATATGTAACCATATTAACTAACGaagttctttattttttaaaaaatcaattttttgctattaatattttaacttttatattacttatatattaaaatttctctCAACTagtcatttttttttctaggaTAAAGTCGAGTTCTGCCATTGGGGTAGATAGTTAGTTTTGCATCACCAGCTTTAATATTCCTCTTATGTATCTGGATGGTAtttcttttatgtttgtttTTGTTTGCTAGGTTTAGTTTTGCAAATCTGAGGTTTTACAAGTTAAGGTTGCTTGAAGTGATATGTGATTGAGGTTTATGTTGGTATGGATTCATGACTTTTTGTTCGGTGGAAGCTTTTCTGTATACAAATAAAGGTGGTAGCTCTAAGGAGTGAACGGCCAGTCCGACAGATACTTAGCTtctcttaaattaaaaaaatgtttataGTTAGTGCGACCATGGTAAGGTAAAAAGCCTCCTTTATTGATACCACTGATGGAGCAGAGGTGCTCTCGTGTGTCTTATCTTGGTTAAATTACACTGGTTGTAATTTTTTCTCGGTTAGGTTTCTAAATCCTTTTCTATATAATCTTACTTTATTATGAGTCttgtaatatatatatgtggttaaaaatattaaaatattaatttactataataataataatataattattactattattaggAAAAATTCGAAAGTTGGGTATACtactagaaaataaaatttaatttatggtGCAAAAGTATATTGCATATTTAATTTAGACTTGTGGCCTTGGACTAttttttttaagcatgtttatcTAATTAAGGATGGGATGCTTTGCAGTGATGTGATAATGGCATGTGCACAATATTAAAAATGGTCCATATAAATTGCAAAAGGAAAACAACCGTATGTAAATAATCAATTTAACAGTTAAGTTTTtcattatcaaataaaattataaattcttttaaagaaataaaaataaaaatttacatttttaattgtaattacattgttcaaataatttttattagtgtaataagaaaatgagagaaagaaaGGTTGCATTTAAACGATGTTATCTCATTGATTCCTTTGTTGTTTATATATAAGTTTCAACTGATTGAGTAATCGCATCACCTGCCTAGTTTTTATT is a window from the Manihot esculenta cultivar AM560-2 chromosome 16, M.esculenta_v8, whole genome shotgun sequence genome containing:
- the LOC110603758 gene encoding serine/threonine/tyrosine-protein kinase HT1 produces the protein MAGSCFHAFRLRRSKSKPFTIPSSSKTRFNSDMENMEKRRFDSLESWSMILDSENVEAWEASKEDQEEWTADLSQLFIGNKFASGAHSRIYRGIYKQRAVAVKMVRIPTQNEETRALLEQQFKSEVALLSRLFHPNIVQFIAACKRPPVYCIITEYMSQGNLRMYLNKKEPYSLSTETILRLALDISRGMEYLHSQGVIHRDLKSNNLLLNDEMRVKVADFGTSCLETQCRETKGNKGTYRWMAPEMIKEKSYTRKVDVYSFGIVLWELTTALLPFQGMTPVQAAFAVAEKNERPPLPASCQPALAHLIKRCWAANPSKRPDFSYIVSALEKYDECVKEGLPLTSHPGLVSRNVILERLKGCVSMSSSIPVHA